The genomic segment CTTGTGCTACACTCCCCTTAATTATATGACCAGCTAAAGTGCACTGTATCAGTTACAGTAAGTGTACGTTTAAGTTTCGCACAGTGGAGTTTATTCTTCCAATGTTCCTGAGAGGTGACTCTGGCAACTAGAGTCTAGTGGTTCATTAGTCGTGGTCAAAATGCAATGCACTTATTAGAGGAATGGTAATGAATACTAAGCCATTTTAATGAGAAATCGTGACAAATCATCTTTACTCTGCTTTTTGTAAATTGTTAGCAATGCAACCTCTTTCCAACACAAGTTTCGCACAGTGGAGTTTATTCTTCCAATGTTCCTGAGAGGTGACTCTGGCAACTAGAGTCTAGTGGTTCATTAGTCGTGGTCAAAATGCAATGCACTTATTAGAGGAATGGTAATGAATACTAAGCCATTTTAATGAGAAATCGTGACAAATCATCTTTACTCTGCTTTTTGTAAATTGTTAGCAATGCAACCTCTTTCCAACACAAGTCATTGTCATTGATACTTTGATTAGTGAATCATTTCCATTTTTAATCGTCTCCTCACAGGTGTGAACACGATGGCGGCAGCTTTGCCGGCTCTGGACCCAGACCTGCTCCGGGAGGTCCTGGAGTGCCCCATCTGCCTGGAGACTTACAACCAGGAGCAGCTGCGGCCCAAGCTCTTGCAGTGTGGCCACACTGTGTGCAGACAGTGTCTGGAAAAGCTGCTGGCTAGCACCATTAACGGCGTGCGATGCCCCTTCTGCAGCAGGGTCTCCCGCATGAGCAGCATCTCCCAGCTTGCTGACAACCTCACTGTGCTCAAGATCCTGGACTGTGCCAGCTCCTGCACCACCGCCGGCGCCCTCATGTGCAAGTCCTGCCGCAACCGCCTACCCCGACAGTACTGCCAAGACTGCGGCACGGTGCTCTGCGACCTCTGCAAGGGTGAGGGCCACCAGCAGCAGGGCCACACTGTCCAGCCCATCCGGGCGGCCGCTGAGCAGCGCCGGAAGGACCTGGGTGGTAAGCTGGCATCCCTCCGCGAAGCCATGGACCACATCCAGAAAAAGAGGGCAGCTATTGACAGTCTGACAAAGAACATGCGGGTAAAGTACCGGGCAGTGCAGCAGGAGTACGCCCGGGCTGAGCTGCGTCTGCAGGAGGAGTTGGGGCGCCAGCGGCGGGCCTTCTCTGCCTCCATGGTCGAGGTGGAGAAGCTTAACAGTCAGATCCTGGAGGAGCAGACATACCTGCTGAACCTGGCCGAGGTGCAGGTGGTGTCCCGCTGCGACTACCTGACCATGCAGGTGAAGCAGAGTGACATTGCCCTGTTGGAGGACGACGGAGGGGTGAAGGACGAGGAGGAGCTGGACCTAAGGAGCAGCCTGGACCTGCCTACTCTGATCAAGCTCCAGGACCCTGAGCTGGTGACTACGGAGCATCCCGAGGCCCTGGACGTGGCCCAGCTCACCACCAAACCCTGCACCGTCAACACTGATGAGGATGAGGGGCTGCTGGAGTTTGGGGTTGGTGCCATGTGCAGGGCTGCAGGGGCGATGGGGGACCTGTACAGAGACATTGATATAGTAATGCCTGTAGATGAGGCTGTGTGTGCCTCACCGGGCAGCTTTAAATCCAAGTCCATGGATGAAGGGGGGCCCTCCTCCCCCGGTGATGTCAGGGCTCGCTCGGGGCCACAGCACTGCCAGTTTGTAAAAAAGATGGGTTGCAAGGGTAACCTGCCGGGGATGTTCAACCTGCCAGTTAGCATCTGCGTCACCTCACAGGGTGAGGTCCTGGTGGCTGACCGGGGCAACTACCGCATCCAGATCTTTAACCGCAAAGGCTTCCAGAGGGAGATCCGCCGCAACCCC from the Oncorhynchus tshawytscha isolate Ot180627B linkage group LG33, Otsh_v2.0, whole genome shotgun sequence genome contains:
- the trim32 gene encoding E3 ubiquitin-protein ligase TRIM32; protein product: MAAALPALDPDLLREVLECPICLETYNQEQLRPKLLQCGHTVCRQCLEKLLASTINGVRCPFCSRVSRMSSISQLADNLTVLKILDCASSCTTAGALMCKSCRNRLPRQYCQDCGTVLCDLCKGEGHQQQGHTVQPIRAAAEQRRKDLGGKLASLREAMDHIQKKRAAIDSLTKNMRVKYRAVQQEYARAELRLQEELGRQRRAFSASMVEVEKLNSQILEEQTYLLNLAEVQVVSRCDYLTMQVKQSDIALLEDDGGVKDEEELDLRSSLDLPTLIKLQDPELVTTEHPEALDVAQLTTKPCTVNTDEDEGLLEFGVGAMCRAAGAMGDLYRDIDIVMPVDEAVCASPGSFKSKSMDEGGPSSPGDVRARSGPQHCQFVKKMGCKGNLPGMFNLPVSICVTSQGEVLVADRGNYRIQIFNRKGFQREIRRNPSSIDNFVLSFLGADLPNLIPLSIAITPQGLIGVTDNYDNSVKVYTTDGHCVACHKNQLIKPWGIAAMPSGQFVVTDVEGGKLWCLAVDRNVGVVNYNRLCSAVRPKFVTCDAAGTVYFTQGLGLNIENRHNEHHLEGGFSIGSVGTDGQLGKQLSHFFSETEDFRCITGMCVDANGDLLVTDSGRKEILQFPKEGGFNVLIQEGLTCPVGVAVTQKGQLMVLDCWDHCVKVYTYLQRRRSSTC